From the genome of Cytophagia bacterium CHB2:
GGCGGCGGGGACAGTGGTGAGGTCTGTCCATACCTCAGGATTGGCTGGCCTTTTCAGCCAATTTTTGAAAAAGAACATGAAAATTTGCCAAACTACAGTCAAATTATTCAAACTTTTCTCCAACCACACGTTTGACTTGCTGGCCGCTGCGGAGTTGCCCGTTCGATTCGACCTGATTGATGAGCGCGAGAACCTCGAGCGCAGCGCCGGAAGGATACTGCCGGTTGAACTCCGTCAGTGACATGTTGCGGTTGATGGTGACGATTTTGAGACGCTGTGGCTGCACCGAGAGCATTTTCGAATCGGTCAGGCGATTGAAGCTCTTGATCGCTTGCGTCATTCCAGATTCATAAGTGCGCCAGCGCGGCTGGCTGGTGTAGCCCAAGAGTTGATAGACGCGTCCATGATATTCAACGAACGCTGCAAAACCCTGCAAAACGCCCTGTTCGGTCTGTGCCGTGAAACTACCAGAGGAGGTGCGCAAGCCGTGGATGCTGCCGGAACCGGCGCGCTGCGCGGTTAATCCGCTTTGGGAAAAAAACTCGTTCGCCGCTTCGGCGGTCGATTTTTTGCTTGAAAACGTAATTTGGATGATCGCATCCTGCTCCGGACTCACTGCCAGGACGGTCTGTTTCTGATTCGCCGTCTTCCATCCCGAGGGAAAGTCAAACCGAAATTTCAAATCCGGCTGAAAGAACGTCGTGCCTTTGAAAAATCCTTCGCGTGGATTCAGGCCGAAGACCATGCCGTCAAGCCGCCGCAGGTAGGATTCCCGATTGATGACGGCGCTGCCGTTGGTCGCCTGCGCCGTCTTGATGAGTTCAGCAATATGCTCACGGCGGTTTTCAGAACTGGGATGCGTTGCCAACCATTCCGGCACGCGGCCTTCGTCGCCGCCGCCCACACGATCCAACATCGTCATGACCTCGCTCAATTGATGGGGATCGTGATGGGTGCGTGTCATGTAGCGAATTCCAAGCTCGTCGGCCTGGCTTTCATCGTCGCGGCTGTACTTGAGGAATAAGAGCCCAAGCCCCGCGCCGGCGATCTCGGCGTAGCGCTGCAGTTCGGGTTTCAAAATCGTTCCAATGCCAAGACCAAGCTGGGTAAGCTGCTGCGTGGCCATGTGATGGACGGAATGCTGCGCCGTGACGTGCCCGATCTCATGCCCCATCACACCGGCCAATTCGGCTTCGTTGCTGAGATGCGCGAGGATGCCGCGCGTGACGTAGATGAATCCGCCGGAGAGCGCGAAGGCATTCACTACCGGATCGTCCACCACGCGGAAAGTCCATGGTAGTTGCGGGCGCTCGGAGGTCGCTGAGAGTTTCGCTCCGAGTTGTTGAACGTACTTCTGGAGCGCGGCGTCGGCATACAAACCCAGTGAAGCGCTGATCTCCTGATCGGCCTGTTGCCCCATGGCGACTTCTTGATTTTCGCTGGTGAAATTCAAGTGCCGCTCACCGGTGGCGAGGTTTCGGGCGCATCCTGCCATCGTCACGACGATGGCGAGCGCGCTGAGCAGGAGAGGTTGAACGAGGGCAGAGCGCATGCGTGAAACGAATGGAGTCCCGCCCTCGGTGGGACGAGAGTTTATTGATGGTGATTTCATAACAGACTCCTTTCAATTAACAACCTCGTGTGGTTTGATTCCACACGGTAATGCAACTGCAATCGACAGCACGGCACGAACTTATTTCTTGTCATTCATCGTTCCACGACTCCGCATCCGTATTCACCAGGCCGTCTCGATCAATGATCATCAACTGTACAAAGCGTATCCGCAATGCCACAGCCGTGCCGTCCGGAGGAGGCGGCAATTGATCTTCCAGTGCCGCGACCTGTGCTGCGGAAGGTGGATTTAGACCGCGCATTACGGCCCTCACTAGGGTTTTCCCCAGGGTTTTCTCAAAGCGAACCTCTACCAAGCGGCTTCGCAAAGATGAATCGATTTCCTGTTTCAGGGTAAATCTGGTTTTCGTTTCGAAGAGTTGCCTGACAGTAATCTGCCGAAAGTTAACTGACAATGAGACTCCCAGTGCGACTAGAATGGCAATGCTAATCAGATTCTGCTTTACAAATTTTGCGAAAGGCTCCCCGGAGGTACGGGTAACTCGGCGAAAACCGGTGAGCCACAGAACTACCGACGAGGAAAACTGGATGGCTATTAGATTGACAAAGGCCAGCCCAAGGGCGCCAAGCGCCAGGCCGCCTTCTCCACGAGCAAGCAAAATACTCGCTGAAGACAACGGTGGCACCAAAGCTGTGGCGATGGCAACGCCCACCAAGGCCACACTCAACCGGAAAGAAACAGTCGCATAGGCGCCTGCCGCGCCGCCTGCCAGCGCAATCATTAGATCCAAGAAGTTGGGGGCGGTCCGCGCCATGATCTCGTTGGTAATGGGAATGCCTCGATGGAGAATACCTATGATGAACGCCGTAACGATAACCGCGGCGGTTCCCGCAAGGAGCGTGAAAAGGCTATTCAGGAAAATCTTTGTGTCGTTATCCACCAAAGCCAATGAGGTGCCTACGATTGGTCCCAGCAACATGGCGACTATCATGGCCCCGATGACGACAGCCGGGCTATTGGCAAATAATCCATAACTGGCAATCGTAGCGGCCAAGGCATTCATCAGTAGATGTGCACTACTGAACGCCGCGTCTTTGCGGATGTTCTCACGTACGGTTTCCTGCCATTGGCTATGTGAACCTGTAGCAGACATGACTTCTTTCCTATCTTTCATTAAGCCCGGACATTTACGCGCAGGTCGTCGCGGCCCGACATATAATAAGCGGCGTGACGCCAGGGCGGAGCATCGCTCGATTTTACTGTTGTCGAAGTCGACGGCGGATTAACTTGCCGCGCCTTCCGTCTGATTGGTCAGATAATTCTCCAAACCCATCTGCTCGATCTGCGCGCGCTGAATTTCCGCCCAATCGACGTGCCCTTCCTCCATTTTGAGGATATTGGTCAA
Proteins encoded in this window:
- a CDS encoding DUF389 domain-containing protein, which encodes MKDRKEVMSATGSHSQWQETVRENIRKDAAFSSAHLLMNALAATIASYGLFANSPAVVIGAMIVAMLLGPIVGTSLALVDNDTKIFLNSLFTLLAGTAAVIVTAFIIGILHRGIPITNEIMARTAPNFLDLMIALAGGAAGAYATVSFRLSVALVGVAIATALVPPLSSASILLARGEGGLALGALGLAFVNLIAIQFSSSVVLWLTGFRRVTRTSGEPFAKFVKQNLISIAILVALGVSLSVNFRQITVRQLFETKTRFTLKQEIDSSLRSRLVEVRFEKTLGKTLVRAVMRGLNPPSAAQVAALEDQLPPPPDGTAVALRIRFVQLMIIDRDGLVNTDAESWNDE
- a CDS encoding peptidase M48, which gives rise to MKSPSINSRPTEGGTPFVSRMRSALVQPLLLSALAIVVTMAGCARNLATGERHLNFTSENQEVAMGQQADQEISASLGLYADAALQKYVQQLGAKLSATSERPQLPWTFRVVDDPVVNAFALSGGFIYVTRGILAHLSNEAELAGVMGHEIGHVTAQHSVHHMATQQLTQLGLGIGTILKPELQRYAEIAGAGLGLLFLKYSRDDESQADELGIRYMTRTHHDPHQLSEVMTMLDRVGGGDEGRVPEWLATHPSSENRREHIAELIKTAQATNGSAVINRESYLRRLDGMVFGLNPREGFFKGTTFFQPDLKFRFDFPSGWKTANQKQTVLAVSPEQDAIIQITFSSKKSTAEAANEFFSQSGLTAQRAGSGSIHGLRTSSGSFTAQTEQGVLQGFAAFVEYHGRVYQLLGYTSQPRWRTYESGMTQAIKSFNRLTDSKMLSVQPQRLKIVTINRNMSLTEFNRQYPSGAALEVLALINQVESNGQLRSGQQVKRVVGEKFE